The window AAtctttttttggaactaaacggggcctttgCCGTTGCAGGGCACGGCGGCGAAATAAGAAGGGATTAATTACCATTTTTTAGGACATATGGGGTTAATTACTTGAGCAGGTAGCCGGAGGCTTTGCTGTGTGTTAACAGTAAGTCGATGTGGCTAGCTGAGGTGGTTGATGGTTTAGTAAAGGCCAAGCGAGATGGACCAAGGAGGACGCCATCTTCTTTTTAAACCTCAGGCCtggtttagttcccaccccgtaaacgcaaaaaaaccgtaaacgcaaaaagtgtaaaagaatcttgctaatttaaagtactaaatgaagtctatttacaaaactttttgcatggttgggctgtaaatcgcgagacgaatctaatgagcctacttaatccatgatttgcaacagtgatcctacagtaaccatccgctaattattgattaatcatgaattaattagcatcattagattcgtctcgcgatttacaacccatctgtgcaaaaagttttgtaaataaacttcatttagtactttaaattagcaagattcccacgcaatttttttttgcaaaacatgtaaaacgaactaaacagggcctcagtTACTTGTTTACATGGTCGGCTCGTAGGGGAGGCTTGGGAAAATCCGATCCAACGGTTCCCCCAAAGCTCCCCTATATacagggggagttgaaactccctccatatataggttgagtttcaactccccctatatctctaatcacaccgtttttTGCGATATTAATTTTGTTTGAgcccgtaacatgatgataatgcgtattatgacagtataaatactgtatgatttttttaaaattcaaaaatattaaataaatagttagttaatgagtgatagtatatagggggaatggttggagagaagaagttatagggggaggaattttttggaggaatgtagtaaaatatagtagaaAGTACATATAGGGAGAGTTggatgggggaatggttggaaaTAGCCTAATAATGGACGGCCGCGCAGGTCGGAGTAGGTACGACCGTGTAGTTTTGTAGCCAGGTCACGAGCGAGACGAAAAACGCGACGACGAGATGGAGACGGGCGCACATTGTCAGGGTGAAAGGGGTGCCCAAAGTCCTATCCAGACACGGTATCTGTCACAGCTCGCACGGATCGCGACACAGGGAAAAGGGGCTAAAACTTCTAAAATCCACATCTTCCCTTGATCCATACTTGCTGCATTGGCGACTTTGCGGGTTGTATGTAatcatcaaatcaaatcatATACTCTACCTACTTTGTGCGTACGTGGCAAGTAACTTATTAGCAGCTACGGAGCATCATACATCCATGCCGTTCATGCTCGCTCTTGCTTATTCTCCACTCCGGCTATAGCATTTCTCGGGGCGTAGACCATGTGAGGCGAGCCTGGCCACGTCCCCCGAAAGCATAACCCGGCGTGCATGGCTGCTCAAGGAAAGCCGCCATGGGAGCAATCAGGGCGCACGAGACGGCTTCGTGGAGGACAGGTAGGCTGCAGGCAAAAGGAACTTTGAGAGAGGAATTCACCGGGTAGGCGATCGCGCGTGGTCCCCCGTGGGTATcggaagggtggaaaggcgagGACAGCTTGGCAGCGGGGCAAGCGGCCGGACTCGTCCTCCACCGAGCGCGCCATGTGCGCCGCGACGCCGGCCGCTAGCGCGATCGCTCGGCAAGACGACGCAGCTGGTTGCCAATGCTCATGTGGGGGCAAGTGGGGGGAAGCACTTATGGCCTCCGGATTGTTCGTTCCCTCGATCGGGCACGTTCGCCATCAGCGGCGGAGGGTCGCCGGCGTCTGTTTCTGTTCGGTTCTGCCGTGTGGTGCGGAGTGCGTGCGCCGGAGCTGGATTGTCCGGATCTGCAACCCTCTCCCCTAGGACACTCTTTTGATCGACGAAAAAACAAGAGAGCGGAGCTGCTTTGCATTGCACTACAACATTCGGCGCGCGTTGCGCGCCCTATCAAAACAACAGTAAAGATAAGACATGAGCAACAATAGGAACATTTGTATGGAAATATCGAATCAGGAGTGGAAGTTAAAAAAAAGGCAAATATACAAAGCTAATATAAAGATCATCTGCAAATTGTATTACAATCATGGTGATTAATTGAACCTTAGCATTTCTGCACCTAGATCGTCCTTTTATAGTCTTCAACATGAGTGTAAGTATTccatgtttttttaaaaaaaacagagtAACATAAGAGTAATTCTGTGAGCCAGATCTTTACAGAAGTTCCTGACAGAGGGAAGATATAAACTACAGCCGACACAAGTAGCAACCATGTGCGCTGTGCACTACATGTCCTTGTATTCACTATCTTTAGGCAAAACCAATTGTCACATGGCATGCCCAATCACAAGTCACAAGACAACGGATCAAACTATGATCAAGAGAAGAAAAAGACCCCTCAAAATAATATAGGTCACAGGACAACAGTTCCGTTGTTTGCAAGCCAAAATAACATGGTGAATTTGAAGGATCTGAACATGTATGCCAGAAGTGATGAATCCAAAAGTGCCATCAGAGGTGCAAAAGGACTAAATTAAGGAGGTACAAACTGAATTAAGCAACCAACAAATGATTACCAtgctaaaaaaaaaaaactgacctTACCAGCAAAAGGTATAATAAGGGGAAAAAGAATGAACAAAAAAGTAGTCTCCTATCAAATCATTCCTGCAACTCAGCCATTGATGCAGGGACAGAATACCTGGTTGTATACTTGGTGCTTGCCCAAGCTTAATGTAAGTTCAACCTAGAGATATCACAATTTCCCTCAAATCAATATTTCTCTACTAAATTCAGAGTTTGATACAGTGGCACTCTGCTCATGAATATATACTGAGTTTGATATGCACTATTTATTTGTTTAAATAAAAAGAATGCCACAAAGCAGAAGTGTCAATCTTGGACCTTCTAGGAATAGTAAAAGACATAGTATCGTTTTCTAGGAACAGGTGCTTTGCTTTCTCAAAGACAGGAGAGTAATTACAGGTTGTCATGGTGAGGAGACAAGGTAAGAAAAAAACCTAATAATAAACCAAAACTAAGACTGTTCTTCAGTGCAAGAAGTACTGAAAACATCAACACACTTTAGAAGTACTGAAAAGAATCATGAATATATTGATCTTTGCAGAGTCATTTAACCAAAGCAGTTTAGTGAATGGTGAGTCAGTAATTCCATGAATAATATTTGGTTCTTACATGTCCTGCAGTGTCAAAAGAATCACATGATACAACAatgctaaaaaaacatcttttccCATTAGTCTTTTCTAACTGAAgctattatattatttttttgtgcCCATAATTGGATTCAGGCCAAAATTGTTTACCTAGCAAGCGCTCAAGCAACATCCTCCTACTACAGGACTGCAGCTCTGAACCATCCCTCTGCCTAACCTTGCAGTCACCAATTTCCTGTGCACCGATACGATCAGACCCTGTTAGCATATACACTCTACATTTTTCTTACTCTGTCTCATTTCTATCATTCTTCTGTCATATACCAGGCACGAACGAAGGACGAAATGAAGAAATCTATTTTGAACAAACCAGAGGATCAGATATTCGGGGGCTTCTTGACCATGTTCTTGAGGAACATGACACAGAAACGCCCTGCAGTATTGCTCCAACCTGATGACATCCCAGCTGCATATTGACATAGAACACAACCAGGTTTACTTGCACCTATTAGGTCATATTTGCAAAGCAAACAGAAAGATTCTAGAATGTTAAAGCATGTACCTAGTCTTTTTTTGTGTGCTAATCAGCTGCCTATGACTACTATTGTATACTCAAAGAAACATATTCATAGAAACCACAAAAACAGAACCAGCACTGCACACAAATGATCAAACAAAGTCTTATCTCCAGACTAATTCATTCATATTGAAATCCTTGTGTTATAAGCTTTGTAGACCTACTGACCTAGTCCCTTTTTTCCCCGAAGGCCTAGTCCCTTTTTTTCCATGGTGTCAAAGTAAATGCTTGGTATTGAAACAAAAGGTGTACGAAAAGATGATGTCAAAGTCGAGTCGTAAATGCAGATATATAAAAAATGTTCTGTCAATACATTAGCTGTTGGATGGATGGCGCATGGTAACTCAATGCCATGGATGGTGGCGCAGCTGCAAAATTACAATGGAGATGTGCAACAATAAGATGAATGTGTGCCACTGATTCACATGGGTTTTCACTTACCATCTGTACTTTGAGCTGTTGGAGGACGAGGACTGTACCTTGGGCTGGTGGAGGACGAAGATGGAGGAGGTGTGCAGGAGAGGTTGAACCGGCGGCTGAGGAGGTCCACGATGTCATCGTCGCACCCTATGCCCCAGCAATGTAGCTGCGTCTGCCCAAGAAACAGGTGATGCGGCCCGTGATTCCCCATGACTAGCGCCTCATACTTGAACCAGCCGAACTTGCCAATGGTAAATATCAGGTCGGCATTTCCAGCAGATCA is drawn from Panicum virgatum strain AP13 chromosome 1N, P.virgatum_v5, whole genome shotgun sequence and contains these coding sequences:
- the LOC120657326 gene encoding uncharacterized protein LOC120657326, whose translation is MGNHGPHHLFLGQTQLHCWGIGCDDDIVDLLSRRFNLSCTPPPSSSSTSPSCATIHGIELPCAIHPTANLGCHQVGAILQGVSVSCSSRTWSRSPRISDPLVCSK